From the genome of uncultured Methanobacterium sp.:
CCCAATGTCGTTGGCGGCAATGTTAAAAGCCATGTAGATGCTTATAACCACGCCGATTATGAGGATCCAGTCCATGTGATTATTATGGTGGTGGTAGTTGAAATATTTTGACGGGATTTGTAACCGTAACTTTAAAATACCATCAATACCAACATTAACTGGGCTAGACTGGAGGGTCAGGGGTCCTCTGTAAGCGCACATCCCCTATATGGTGCAGTCGAAGTTCAAGGGGCGGCAGTTTAACTGGGTGTTGGCCCAGTATTTCAACGTCGAAACCTCGTCCCGCAGGATCAGTGGTGGCAGAGCCTCGGCTGGAGGGCCGGGGTGAACTGTCTTAACTTTGGGAACGGGTCAGGTCTGGAAAGAAGCAGCTCTACCTTAGACAGCTGATGCTTGTGGAGTAGCGGGGTGGAGTTGGAATTCTGGATCACCAGCATTCACGAGAACTGTCCACCCTTGAACACGCCCACTTAAACTTATTGAAGAGTTTATTAAAATCATAGAAGAGTTTAATCAAAAACACATTAAACATGAGTATTAAACTGACATTGAAATTTGGAAATTTAAAATTAGTTTCATTAAATTTTTGGGATGAAGGTTTGCCTTTTGAGTACTAGCTTAAAACTTTAAATAGTAGATTAGACAATGTTTTGTTACCTACTTTTTTAATTTAATACATAAATCAATGCAGGGGTGGCCCAGCCTGGTACGGCGTGGGACTGCTAATCCCATGATCCTTTGGATCACGCGGGTTCAAATCCCGTCCCCTGCGCTTTATATATTAGTTTTTCGCTATATGTTAGATTTATATATTATAAAACCTGTTTTCATAACCTTTTTTCATAAACTTCTTTATTTTAATTTATAAAAAACTCAGTTGTCATGTTCTAGTACCATTTTCACGAATTCAACAGGTGTGGAAGATTTTTCAGATATCTCTCTAATGGAAAGTCCCTGGGCAGCAAATCTTCTCACCACAAATTCCAGAGGTTCACCCACCTCGATGATGTAACCATCAGGGTCATAAAAACGCATAACCCTCTGTCCCCATGGTTGAGCCCTGATTTTATGAACAAATCTACAATTGAGAGATTCTAATTTCTCCTGAACACCATCCAGCTCTTCAGATTCAAAATATAATTCCATGAAGTTTTTATCAACATTGAAATTCTTATTCCCCTTGCCATTGGTAGCTGATGAATCCCCTAGAAGTTCCTTGTAGTGTTCAGCATTGTGAATGGCAAAACCATCTTTAAAAGCCACATTGGCCCCGTGATCCATTTCTACTTCCTGTTTCAACACATTTTCGTAGAATTTTCTGGATTTATCAATATCCTGCACAGTTATTAGAGGACAGATGTATTTTATTTTCATCATTAATTCTCCTACCAAATCCTTTTTTAATTCTCCTTCTAAATTTCCTAAAAAATTCTACTGTAAATTCTCCTAAAATGAATAATAAAACAATCAATTCATTAAACGGAAATGTTCATTAAATCGGCCACAATCAAATAATAACTCGCCAATCCCTTCCATTTTTCCCATGAACTGGCAATTTCCAGGACTTTTTCTGATGATATCTTTCCACCCGCACCATAAAAATTGCCAATAACCCTCTGCAGACCGATGTCATCTGCAGGAATAACATCCAATCGACACAATCCTCTAAGCATTGCCATTTCGGCGGTCCAGACACCAATACCCCTGATTTTAATCAGTTCTTCCATCATTTCAGAGGCGTTACTCATTTTTTGAAGGGATTGCAGGTCCACATCTTTGTTTATTATTTTTAAGGATAAATCACGAATATACTCTGCCTTTCTAGAACTCAGACCACAACTTCGAAGTTCTTCAAGATCTAAACTGCTCAAATCTTCTGGTGAGGGATATGAATAATAATCCTGACCATAAAGATGAACCGACCGTCCAAACTGCTTTATTAAACGGTTTTCTATACTATGGGCTGCTTTGAGAGATATCTGCTGTTCTATAATGGAATCCACCAGTGCTTCAAATAACGTGGGTGTAGAAGGATTTTTAAGACCGTAAAGTCTGCTAGTGATGGGTGACAAAACAGGATCTGATTTTACCTGCTCATAGAAAGGATGAAGATCCATTCCCAGGTTAAAAATCCGGTAAACAATTGGTGGAACTGAATTTAAAATATCCGGGGATAGTTCCTCATCTGATTCCACACTAACCTTAATTTCAGGTTCATCAACCGATCCCACCGATTCAATGTACAGAAGCATTGTTTCCTGATTAATTGTGAGAGTCTGCCAGAGGCGATTATTGGCATACTTTTTTATACTTTTATCACCACTGGAAAATATCCTGCAACTTAAATCAAAATCAAACGGTGCTTTGGCCTTTATATTGAAATTGGATTGATACATTAAATCACCTTAATATTCATCAATTCCACAGTAATTTTTCCCATATCAATTCAGTTCTATTTTTTTACCCATATTTGACAGATTAAGGTTTAACAAACTTCAACCACTTATTTCAACCGCTTTTTATACTCGGACAATTCATTCTGCAGTCTACAGTTTTTTAATGCCTTAGAAATAACATGATGATTTACAATCCATTTGATTGGTTACTATAATTTTTTAATGGCATTTCCCAGCCTTTTTATCCCTTCTTCAATTTCTTCTACACTTGAATTGGAAAAATTCAGTCTCATGGTGTTCTTTTCAGGACCTTCAGTGTAGAATGTTTCTCCAGGTACAAATGCGACATTTTCTTCCATTGCCAGTTCAAACAGTTCCATTGAAGATGTGCCCTCCGGTAGAGTGACCCATAGGAACATCCCGCCCTGGGGAGATGTGTGTTTAACTCCCTCTGGAAAGTACTTCTTGATGGAATGGACCATCTGGTCTCTCTGGGACTTGTATAATTGTTTTATGCTCTGGATATGCTGGTCCACGTCATTGTCTTGGAGGTACTGGTAAACCACCCTTTGGGTGAAGTAGTTAGAGTGGAGATCAGAGGCCTGTTTGGCAGTGACCAGTTTATCCATAACCTTGGGGGGAGCCACAATCCAGCCCATCCTCATACCAGGGGAGACGATCTTGGAGAAAGTTCCGAAGAGTATTGAATCTGGTAAATGGGATTTGATTGGAGGTATATCCTCCCCCATGAATCGTATCTCACCGTAAGGGTTGTCTTCAACCAGGATGGTCTCGTGTTCTGCCATTATTTCTGCAACTTTTTCCCTTTTACTTTCAGAGTAGGTTATACCAGTGGGGTTCTGGAAACTACTGACAGTGTAGAATAGTTTGATATTCTCCTCTTCCAGGATCTTCTCCAGGATGGTGGTGTCTACTCCATCATCCAGCAAAGGTACAGAATGAAATTCTGGTTCGTACAATCCAAATGCCTGTATAGCCGCCAGATAGGTGGGTCTTTCCATGATCACACCATCACCACTGTCCAGGAAAACTTTCCCCACCAGATCCAGGCACTGCTGGGATCCATTGGTTATCAGAATATCTTCAACTTCAACTTCCATGCCCTGTCTTTCGTAACGCTGGGCTATGAATTCCCTTAACTTGCGGTAACCTTCGGTGGTGCTGTACTGGAGAACTTTATCACCGTCTTCACTTAGAACCTTTGATGTGGCATTGTTAATGGCTTCCACTGGGAAGGACTTTGGATTGGGAAGTCCGCCAGCAAATGAAATCATGTCATCATCATCGGTAACCTTCAAAATTTCCCGGACAAAAGACCTTGGTATCTTATTCATACGACGAGCAAAATGGTAATTCATGAAAAATCCTCTTAATTAATTGTTAAATGGAATTATATTTTATTAAATCAAACTTTAACTGATTTTATGTTTATTATTACTAATCATTTTATGTGGAATTTCCTTATCAAACTTTATTTTTACATTTAAACTGTCCATTTGGAACAACATCTTTTACTATTATGATCATTTTTGTTTACTATTATGATCATTTTTTGCTACCATAACGGCGCACATGCGCCCAGGCCTGATGATAATCTTCAAAACCATCCTTACAAGTGTACATGGATGTTTCATTTCTATTAAATACTTTCCGATCTTCACCCACCGGGCAGACTTTGATGCAGATACCACAGGGGGAACGGTATTCTTTTCGCAGTTTCCTGCTGCGGGTGGCACATTTCATCTTGTTTATCAGGGGAGGAAAATCATTTCCAGTTTCCTGTTCTGATTTTATGGCATTTACTGGACAGTTCTGGGCGCAGGACAAACAGCGGGTGCACAGATCATCACCATAAATCTTGCTTCCTTCCAGTTTTAGGGTGGTGAATATACTGGTAAAACGTACCCTGGGCCCATATTCTGGTGTGAGGAGAACGTTATTCAATCCAAAGGATCCAAGACCCGCCAGGAATGCGGCGTGTTTATGGGAAAAGAATGCCAATGGTTTTTCCTGGAGCACTTCAATATCTCCGTAACCATCCCTGGGAATGAAAATAGAGGGGTAACCCTTCAGGGTAAGGAAATTGGATATTTCGTAGGCCTTCTCATCCAACAGAATGTTCACTGTTTCATAGAGTTCGTGATAATAAATAGATGGGGCAGTTTCCACAATGGGAAGCTGCACTGGTAAACCAATCACCACCACAGTCCGGGCTTCGGGGTAAATTGACTGGGGCCAGAATTCTCTGGGTATCTCATTGGAAAAATGTTGTGGAAGTTCTTCTGGGGGATTTTTCCACCTTTCCACCGGTGCAAAACCCCCCATTGATATTCCCAATTCGTGACACTTATCCCGAAGCTCTTTTTCTAAAACAGTGGAAGTTTCAGGTTTCATCTTGGACTCCTTACTGATTATTTATTATATTGGTGCTATTGAAATAAAAATTTTGCATAAACCCCTGTTGTACAAGACTACCTTAAGTTACTAAGAAGACTACCTTGAGGTACTCTTTCTATTCCTGTTTTTAATCACCTTGTATCCCTCAAACCACAGCACACTCAGCATACCGGACACGAAGCATAACAGAATCTCCCACAGGTTAAGGGGGCAGAACTGGAATAATTGTTGCAGGGGTGGGAAGTACAGGATAGCAGCCAGGAATATCACTGCACCACCTAATACCCACCAGAGGGCCTGGTTAGGGGATCGAAGTGTCTGGTAGATGGTATGGGACCAGGAACGATTGGTCATTATTAGAGCCAGGTTAGCGAAGATGAGGGTGATGTAACTTAAAGTTCGGGCGCTTGCTTCCCCCTGCCAGTTAAGACCCACAAGGTATACGGCCAGAACCACTACCAGAACCACTATTCCCTGTAAAATGCTCATTCCAATGTTGGTTCTGCTGAATAATTTCTCAGAAGGGCTGCGTGGAGGGCGTTGCATGGCATTTGCTTCTGCAGGTTCTGCCTCAAAGACCACGGAACAGGCAGGGTCAATGATAAGCTCCAGGAATACTATCTGCACCGGGAATAAGACCAGGGGCCACTGGAACAGTACTGGTAAAAATGACATCCCCACAATGGGAACATGCACTGCGAAGATGTAGGCAGTGGCCTTTTTCAGGTTATCGTAGATACGCCTGCCCATCTTCACACTGGCGACAATGGATGAAAAGTCATCCTTAAGTAGTACCAGGGCCGATGCTTCCCTGGCCACATCAGTACCACGTCCACCCATACTTATACCTACCTGGGCGGATTTAAGGGCAGGGGCATCGTTAACACCATCACCGGTCATGGCCACGATCTCACCGTTGGATTTAAGAGCCTCCACCAGGCGCAACTTCATCTCTGGCACCATACGGGCAAAGATGTTAACATCTCTGACCCGTTCTTTCAGGGTCTCATCATCCATTGCATCCAGTTGGTCACCAGTTATAACATTTTCTGGCTTGGTGAGTCCTATTTTTTGGGCGATACTTCTAGCAGTGCCTGGATAATCTCCGGTGATCATCACCACCCTGATACCTGCCTGGTAACATTCCTGAACTGACTGGGGGACTTCTTCACGAACGGGATCCAGGAATCCCACCAGGCCCAGAAACTGGAAGTTAAAATCATGCTGCTTTCCAGGGAGATCTCTCTTTTTAAATGATGCACGGGCCACTCCTATTATCCTCAAACCTTCATCAGCCATTAAAGATATGTTACGTGCTAACTGTTCCATTTCCTCTGGAGACATATGGCATAGATCAGCCACAGCTTCTGGTGCTCCTTTAGCTGCTATTATGTAATCTTCACCATCCGGGGATTGCCATACATGGGACATGGCCAGAAGTTCTGGGGATAAAGGGTATTCATGGACCAGTTGCCAGTCCTCATGAAGGTGTTCAGTTTCCTGTAAGGTTGTATCACCAAATTCTTTGAGAGATTTTTCCATGGGATCAAAGGGGTCTCGCTGGCTGGCCAGTATACTGAATTCCACCAGTTTATGGAATGATTCATGGAGTTGATGGGTGGCACGGGTTACATCGTAAAACTCTGATCCATTCATGATCTTACCCACGGACATTTGGTTTAACGTCAGAGTGCCGGTTTTATCCACACAGAGCACTGTAGTAGATCCCAGTGCCTGAATAGCATGAGAACGCCGGGTAAGCACGTTTTTTCGGGATATTCTCCAGGCACCCAGTGCCAGGAAAATGGTTAACACCACCGGGAACTCCTCGGGTAGAATGGCCATGGCCAGGGTTATACCGGCTAAAAATCCGTTAAGCCAGTCCAGTCTGGTGATTCCATAGATAACCACTACTGCGGCACATAATCCTGCACCAACCAGTGCCATGTTCCGTACCAGTGTGCGGGTTTCCATCTGTAGGCTGGTGTCTTCTGTTTCCAGAGACTGTAAACGTTTGCCTATACGGCCCATCTCAGTCTCAAGGCCAGTGGATACTACCTGAGCTACTCCCTGGCCCTGCACCACCAGTGTTCCAGAGTAAACTGAGGGCAGACCATCCCCTCCGGGAGGATGCATGTTCATCAATCCTCCACATTGCACCTTCCGCACTGGTACAGATTCACCAGTTAAGAGGGACTCGTTTATGAGGAGGTTGCTGCAGGATAAGATCACACCATCTGCCGGGACCCGGTCACCCTCCTTGAGTATGATAATATCGTCACGGACCATTTCCCGTCCAGGGATTCTCCTCTCTTGCCCTTCGCGTATAACCAGTGCCCTGGGACTGGAAAGATCCCGTAGTGCCTCCAGGGTGCGTTCTGTTTTACGTTCCTGGTAGAAAGTTATCCCCATAATCACAAAAACAAATCCCAGGAGCATCAATGCTTCCTGAAGATCCCCTAAAACAAGATAAATAGCACCACAAGCAATTAAGAGGAGGAACATGGGTTCCCTGATTACTTCCATGGCAATGGCTAAAAACGATCTCTCTTCAGTTGATGGAAGCTCGTTATAGCCATGTTCTTTTATTTTCATGGCCACGTCTGCTTCAGGGAGGCCTTTTATGTTTTTAATGTCCATTTCATCTGCCATGTTACCCCTCCTTCATGATGAGTCTTGTATGGATTAAATTAAACTTTTTGTGGATTAAATTGATGCTATTAGGGAGTTAAATTAATGTTATTATGGGGATCATACGATTATCTATTGGGTGTACTAAAATATGAATAAGGCCACATATATCTTTTTCTATTGATTAACGTGTTAGGAATTCCTAATTCTCTAAAATAAAATGTTAGGTCAGTCTAATTCGTGATAGGGTTACCTAACTTTTAAAAAATTAAAAAAATCAGTAATATCTACGATTTCTTTTCCTGGTTTTGAAGTGGAAAATTCTCTTTGAAAGTAAAAATTTGGTAGGGCCTTCACTGCAGTATCAATGAACATATGGTTTTCAGGAGGTTTTAAGTAAATTTAGTAGGGACTTAAATGTAAATCTTTATTTAGGTAATCTTTATTTAGGTAATCTTTATGGGTCAAATCCTTATTTAGGGTAATTTATGGGCTTAATCCTGTGTTAAATCTATGTGGGCTAAAAGTAAAATAAATAGGGAAAATGGGCCCTTCAAAATAAAAATTGCTTAAAAAAAAGGGTTAATATGTATTTATGAGTTATGTATTGTTTTTACCAGTCCAGGGACTCCAGACGGTCCATGGCTTCCACCAGATCCTTGTAGGATGCTGCATATGATATTCGGAAGTGGCCTTCACCGTACTGGCCAAAGGAAGAACCCGGCACCAGAACTACATCCTTTTTAAGGGCTTCTTCCACAAATTGTTCAGGATTTTCAATGGAGGGGAGCACGTAAAAGGCTCCGTGTGGTAAATTACATTTTATTCCCATGTTGTGTAGTCTTCCCACCACCAGATCCCTTCTCCTTTTAAATTCATCCCTCATTTTAATTACACTATCTTGAGGTCCCTGAAGGGCTGCTAAAGCAGCTTTTTGAGATATGGAAGTTGCACAGGTGACACTGTATTGATGTACCTTCAAAACAGCTTCCATTATGCTTGGTGGGACTGCAAGGTATCCAATACGGAAACCGGTCATGGCATATGTTTTGGAAAATCCATTAATGGTTATAACATTATCAGAATAGCTTGCCGGGCTGTAATGTTCCTTTTCATATATGATCTTATCATATATTTCATCGGAAATAAGAATCAGGTCATGATCATCGGCAATATCAGCCATGCCCTTAACATCCCTTTTTTCCAGCACTGCACCGGTAGGATTGTTCGGTGAATTGATTATAATGGCCTTGGTACGTGGTGTGACCTGTTCCAGCACATCTTCCGGTAGCATCCTGAAATCATTTTCATCCTTAAGGGGTGCTGGTACTGATTTACCTCCACTGAGTTTTACACAGGCATCATAGGCTACGAAACCAGGATCAGGAATGATCACTTCATCCCCCTCCTCTACAAGTGCATTGATACTGGAATACAGTGACCCACTGGCGCCCACCGTAACAATTATTGATTCAGGGGATGATTCAATATGATTGTCATTCTGTAGTTTATGGGATATGGCTTCCCTTAATTCCAGAATCCCGGTATTGCCGGTGTAATGGGTGAAACCCTCATCCAGTGCTGCTTTAACTGCTTCGCGGATATGGGGTGGTGTGTCAAAGTCAGGTTCGCCCAGTGCCAGGTTGATGGAGTCTGCCCCCACCAAATCGAACATTTTCCTTATTCCAGATAGATCAATGGACTCTACTCTTTTAGCTGGTTTCATTGTAATCGCCCTTTTATTAACTTATTTATTGATTAATTATTTTTGATGATTTTAATTAACTTTTTTTTTAATTACACGCCCCACAATTATAACAACCAAAAGTCTCACACCATGGGGTTAAATCACCGTTTAATGCCTTTTCATATTCATTTTCCAGGAATTTATCATCAATACCTACATCTATCTCTTTCCAGGGAAGTTCATCACCTAACTTTAATTTTGGTGTTATTTTTTTCCATTCACCCAGTGGAACTTGTTTAAATGATGATGCTTCGATCATAGGGGATAGTTCAACACCCCCCACGGATAATATGTACTGTGCAAGGGATTTATTGGGATTTTCCACCTTGAAATGTCTCATTTTGGCCTGTTTTTTCAAGTATTTTACCTTCGCTTTAATATCTTTCAGGTTGAATTCCATCCACTGGAAGGGGGTGTGTGGTTTTGGTATAAATGGATTGACACTTATCCTGAGTGAATCTCGATGCGGGACCATAACTTGCAGATCCCTTATTAGATTCACCATATCTTCCAAGTCGGCATGCGTTTCCGTTGGGAGTCCTACCAGGAAATATAGCTTAACATTCAAGTTCAAATCGAAGGCAGTTTCCATGGTGCTCTGGATATCCTCATCAGTGATTGGTTTATTGACCACCTGTCTGAGTCTCCATGTGGATTCAGGGGCAATGGTAATGGTTCTAAGTCCGCTTTCAGTTAAACTTTCCAGAAGATCCCTGGAGATTGATTCAATACGCAGTGAGGGGGTGGTAACCTGGAAATCACGACTTAGAAGTTCACGACACAACTCTTCGATACGGGAGTAGTCTGAAACAGCCCCCCCAATGAGTGCAATCTTCTCCAGACCAGTGGCCTGTCTCCCGTCTTCTGCAGTCTGAATAAGGGTTTTAATATCAACTTCTCTCCGGGGGCGGTAAAGACATCCTGCCATGCAGAAACGACAACCCCGGGCACATCCTCGGGATACCTCCAGGAGGAATGATTTTCCAAAGGCCGGAATCAACTCTTTATTTTCAGTCTCCGGGAAAACCTGGCGAACCGGACGCCAGGCATCACGCATATCATCCACCTGGACCAGGTTCACCTTATTCCCGGGAATGTAAATTCCTTCCACATCCAGGAATGATTCTAGCTCTTTCCGGGGATTATCCAGTTCACTTAACTTATCCAGAAAATCAGGTAGAATGACCTCACCATCCCCTACCAGGAAAAGATCAATAAAACTACTCATGGGCAGGGGGTTGGAACTGGCACAGGGACCACCCGCTATTACCAGAGGATCTTCTGGAGTCCTATCCTCTTTTCGAACCTTTAAACCACCTTCCCTGAGCATTTCCAGTACATGGGAATAATCCTGTTCATACTGGAGGGAAAAACCCACCACATCAAAATCCTTCAGGGGTGAACCGGTCTCCAGGCTCTTACCATAGGGGTAAACCACTCTCTCACAGTAAACCTCTTCCTGGTGGTTTAAAAGGTCGTAGATTATATGGAAACCCAGTGAAGACATGGCACTGCGGTATAAGTTAGGGTAGCATGATGCGAAGCGAAGTCCAATTTTCAGTGGATCCTTCACCACCACATTGTGTTCCAGGAGCATAGTTTATTATCTTGCCCACAATATAATCAAGATATCTACATAATTAATTTGGGAAGATCAAAAAACTGGAAGATATAATATTTTCTAAAAAAATTTTGATCAAGATTTCAATACTTATTTAGAATTTTTAGTTTCACAATGGATAAAACCTATAAAATTAAGGATAATCACCAATGATTGAGCAAAAATATCACAAGGTGGCAGTTGGAGGCACCTTTGACAAGTTCCACAGGGGTCACCAGTTACTGGTAAAAACAGCATTCCAGGTGGGTGAACAGGTACTTATCGGAGTAACCTCTGATAAATTCGGAGGTATAAAAGGAGAAATAGAACCCTGTAACGTTAGAATGTCCAACCTCAACCAGCTACTGGAAGGACGTTCAAATTATATTATATCTCGTCTGGATGATCCGTATGGAGTCACTATTGATGATGAATCAGTTGATGCCATAGTGGTGAGTTCTGAAACTGAACCAACAGCGTTTAAAATCAACCAGATACGCCGGGAGAATGGAATGAAACCCCTGGACATAATCACCATAAGCATGGTCCTGGCAGATGATGGTAAGCCCATATCATCCACCCGTATACGTCGGGGTGAGATTGATCAGGTGGGAACTATAATTAGAAAGGTTGAAAGGTAAAATGAAGGTTGTAGTGGGATCCAAAAATCCAGTGAAGTTAAAGGCCACTCGGAATGTTTTAAAAAAGATATATCCTCAAATGGGTGTGCAGGCAAAACACGTGGATTCTGGTGTGCCGGACCAGCCCATAGGATTAGAGGTCACCATTCAAGGCGCTATAAACCGGGCAAAGAATGCATATTCCGAAGATTTTGATCTTTCAGTGGGCATAGAATCCGGTCTTTTAGAGGTACCCCATAGTATAACTGGGTACTTGGATTTGCAATGGTGTGCCATCTATGATGGCGAGAAAACCACCCTTGGAGTTAGTGCTGGTTTTGAATACCCTCCACTGGTCATAGAAAAGGTCTTGGAAGGTATGGAAGTGGGGGATGTTATGGACCAGGTTACCGGCATTGACCGCTTGGGACAGAAAACTGGTGCAGTAAGCCATCTCAGTCGGGGGTTACTGGACCGTACAGGGAATACTGAGCAGTGTGTGTTAATGGCTATGATACCCCGGATGAATGAGGGGGTTTATTTTGGTTAGTTATGATTTCTTTTAAAGATAAAATAAAAAAAATGAATAATTAAAATTTAAGTTTGTTAGTGTATTTTTGTTGGTTTAATATTATTTCCAAGATTTAAAACTAATTTACTAAATATTCCCCACTTTGTTCGACATCTTTTGGTAGTTTAGAAGAGAACATACTTAGTTTCTCTCTTAAATATGTTTCATTTTTTGGATTGGGTGCATAAAATAAAACTACACTATCTCCACAGGCAACATTATCCTTAATTTTCCATTCTCCTACTTTAATCCAATCTGGAGGTATGTTATTTCCTAATGTATAATTATAAATTATTATAACGCTAACGTTGTTGTTTTTAATCATGTCAGAAATTTCCGTAACCCCATATTTTTTTTCTTCTCTTTTTTCAGCTACTTCGAAACTTGCCAATCCCCAGAGATCCAAACATTTTATATCATCTATATAATTGATAACACCAATATCA
Proteins encoded in this window:
- a CDS encoding cation-translocating P-type ATPase, which encodes MADEMDIKNIKGLPEADVAMKIKEHGYNELPSTEERSFLAIAMEVIREPMFLLLIACGAIYLVLGDLQEALMLLGFVFVIMGITFYQERKTERTLEALRDLSSPRALVIREGQERRIPGREMVRDDIIILKEGDRVPADGVILSCSNLLINESLLTGESVPVRKVQCGGLMNMHPPGGDGLPSVYSGTLVVQGQGVAQVVSTGLETEMGRIGKRLQSLETEDTSLQMETRTLVRNMALVGAGLCAAVVVIYGITRLDWLNGFLAGITLAMAILPEEFPVVLTIFLALGAWRISRKNVLTRRSHAIQALGSTTVLCVDKTGTLTLNQMSVGKIMNGSEFYDVTRATHQLHESFHKLVEFSILASQRDPFDPMEKSLKEFGDTTLQETEHLHEDWQLVHEYPLSPELLAMSHVWQSPDGEDYIIAAKGAPEAVADLCHMSPEEMEQLARNISLMADEGLRIIGVARASFKKRDLPGKQHDFNFQFLGLVGFLDPVREEVPQSVQECYQAGIRVVMITGDYPGTARSIAQKIGLTKPENVITGDQLDAMDDETLKERVRDVNIFARMVPEMKLRLVEALKSNGEIVAMTGDGVNDAPALKSAQVGISMGGRGTDVAREASALVLLKDDFSSIVASVKMGRRIYDNLKKATAYIFAVHVPIVGMSFLPVLFQWPLVLFPVQIVFLELIIDPACSVVFEAEPAEANAMQRPPRSPSEKLFSRTNIGMSILQGIVVLVVVLAVYLVGLNWQGEASARTLSYITLIFANLALIMTNRSWSHTIYQTLRSPNQALWWVLGGAVIFLAAILYFPPLQQLFQFCPLNLWEILLCFVSGMLSVLWFEGYKVIKNRNRKSTSR
- a CDS encoding DNA-3-methyladenine glycosylase, whose translation is MYQSNFNIKAKAPFDFDLSCRIFSSGDKSIKKYANNRLWQTLTINQETMLLYIESVGSVDEPEIKVSVESDEELSPDILNSVPPIVYRIFNLGMDLHPFYEQVKSDPVLSPITSRLYGLKNPSTPTLFEALVDSIIEQQISLKAAHSIENRLIKQFGRSVHLYGQDYYSYPSPEDLSSLDLEELRSCGLSSRKAEYIRDLSLKIINKDVDLQSLQKMSNASEMMEELIKIRGIGVWTAEMAMLRGLCRLDVIPADDIGLQRVIGNFYGAGGKISSEKVLEIASSWEKWKGLASYYLIVADLMNISV
- a CDS encoding 4Fe-4S binding protein yields the protein MKPETSTVLEKELRDKCHELGISMGGFAPVERWKNPPEELPQHFSNEIPREFWPQSIYPEARTVVVIGLPVQLPIVETAPSIYYHELYETVNILLDEKAYEISNFLTLKGYPSIFIPRDGYGDIEVLQEKPLAFFSHKHAAFLAGLGSFGLNNVLLTPEYGPRVRFTSIFTTLKLEGSKIYGDDLCTRCLSCAQNCPVNAIKSEQETGNDFPPLINKMKCATRSRKLRKEYRSPCGICIKVCPVGEDRKVFNRNETSMYTCKDGFEDYHQAWAHVRRYGSKK
- a CDS encoding radical SAM protein; translation: MLLEHNVVVKDPLKIGLRFASCYPNLYRSAMSSLGFHIIYDLLNHQEEVYCERVVYPYGKSLETGSPLKDFDVVGFSLQYEQDYSHVLEMLREGGLKVRKEDRTPEDPLVIAGGPCASSNPLPMSSFIDLFLVGDGEVILPDFLDKLSELDNPRKELESFLDVEGIYIPGNKVNLVQVDDMRDAWRPVRQVFPETENKELIPAFGKSFLLEVSRGCARGCRFCMAGCLYRPRREVDIKTLIQTAEDGRQATGLEKIALIGGAVSDYSRIEELCRELLSRDFQVTTPSLRIESISRDLLESLTESGLRTITIAPESTWRLRQVVNKPITDEDIQSTMETAFDLNLNVKLYFLVGLPTETHADLEDMVNLIRDLQVMVPHRDSLRISVNPFIPKPHTPFQWMEFNLKDIKAKVKYLKKQAKMRHFKVENPNKSLAQYILSVGGVELSPMIEASSFKQVPLGEWKKITPKLKLGDELPWKEIDVGIDDKFLENEYEKALNGDLTPWCETFGCYNCGACN
- a CDS encoding VOC family protein, whose product is MMKIKYICPLITVQDIDKSRKFYENVLKQEVEMDHGANVAFKDGFAIHNAEHYKELLGDSSATNGKGNKNFNVDKNFMELYFESEELDGVQEKLESLNCRFVHKIRAQPWGQRVMRFYDPDGYIIEVGEPLEFVVRRFAAQGLSIREISEKSSTPVEFVKMVLEHDN
- a CDS encoding pyridoxal phosphate-dependent aminotransferase, with the protein product MKPAKRVESIDLSGIRKMFDLVGADSINLALGEPDFDTPPHIREAVKAALDEGFTHYTGNTGILELREAISHKLQNDNHIESSPESIIVTVGASGSLYSSINALVEEGDEVIIPDPGFVAYDACVKLSGGKSVPAPLKDENDFRMLPEDVLEQVTPRTKAIIINSPNNPTGAVLEKRDVKGMADIADDHDLILISDEIYDKIIYEKEHYSPASYSDNVITINGFSKTYAMTGFRIGYLAVPPSIMEAVLKVHQYSVTCATSISQKAALAALQGPQDSVIKMRDEFKRRRDLVVGRLHNMGIKCNLPHGAFYVLPSIENPEQFVEEALKKDVVLVPGSSFGQYGEGHFRISYAASYKDLVEAMDRLESLDW
- a CDS encoding phosphopantetheine adenylyltransferase, which gives rise to MIEQKYHKVAVGGTFDKFHRGHQLLVKTAFQVGEQVLIGVTSDKFGGIKGEIEPCNVRMSNLNQLLEGRSNYIISRLDDPYGVTIDDESVDAIVVSSETEPTAFKINQIRRENGMKPLDIITISMVLADDGKPISSTRIRRGEIDQVGTIIRKVER
- a CDS encoding PLP-dependent aminotransferase family protein translates to MNYHFARRMNKIPRSFVREILKVTDDDDMISFAGGLPNPKSFPVEAINNATSKVLSEDGDKVLQYSTTEGYRKLREFIAQRYERQGMEVEVEDILITNGSQQCLDLVGKVFLDSGDGVIMERPTYLAAIQAFGLYEPEFHSVPLLDDGVDTTILEKILEEENIKLFYTVSSFQNPTGITYSESKREKVAEIMAEHETILVEDNPYGEIRFMGEDIPPIKSHLPDSILFGTFSKIVSPGMRMGWIVAPPKVMDKLVTAKQASDLHSNYFTQRVVYQYLQDNDVDQHIQSIKQLYKSQRDQMVHSIKKYFPEGVKHTSPQGGMFLWVTLPEGTSSMELFELAMEENVAFVPGETFYTEGPEKNTMRLNFSNSSVEEIEEGIKRLGNAIKKL